The Spirochaetae bacterium HGW-Spirochaetae-1 genomic sequence TATACTGGCCGGTTCGCTTACCCTGGGGGTTCTTAATCTGCCCGTAATCATCAGATCCACCGAGGAGGCCCTCATGGTCGTTCCCATGACCTACAGGGAGGCCTCCCTGTCGCTGGGAGCGACGAAGTGGCAGACTATCCATAAGATCGTTATTCCCAATGCACTTCCCGGCATCCTGACGGGTGTCATGCTCTCGCTGGGGCGTGCCGCTGGTGAAACGGCTCCCATCATGTTCACCGCCGCTGCATTTTTCAGTCCCGATCTTGCCACTTCAGTTTATGACGAGATAATGGCCCTGCCATACCATATCTATGTTCTGGCAACAGCAGGAACGCACATACAGGAAACCAGACCCCTTCAGTACGGGACGGCAATTGTACTGATAGCGCTTGTTCTGCTCCTGAATATGACGGCGCTGATCATGAGATCACGTTTCAGAAACCGTATGCAATGACGAAAGTAAAAATTTATAATGTCACGTATTCCCAATATTTTTGCTGTTAATCAGGGAAAGCAGGCCGTAGAGGCTTTCAATGTGGGGGACGTTGATATTTTTTTCTTTTGCAATTCTCATTGCATTTCCCAGAATTGCCTCAACTTCCATGGGCCGTTTGTTCTCATAATCCAGGAGCATGCTGGTTTTATAGGGAGTCATGACAGCGGTGTCGTCGAGGTTTTTAGTGATAAAAGCCTGGGGAATGTGGTGTCCCGTTGCTTCGGCAAGCTGCACAACCTCCTCCATTATCTTACGCGCTAGTATCAGGCTGGCTTCTGATCCCATCATTTCCTGTGTATTGGCCCCGCCGGCCAGCACTGACATGGGATTGAACGGTGCGTTCCAGATCAGTTTTTTCCAGCGGGCCGTGATGATATCCGTATCAAGCTGACACTGTATGCCCGATTTTACGAAAAGCTCGTTCAATGAAGATGTCTTTTTCGAAGTTCCCGAGGGATAATGTCCGATAACAAGCCGACCGTAGTCCTGATGATGGACTATGCCGGGCTGTTCCCTGCTGACACAGATAAATGCCAGAGCGCTTATTATTTCATTGTCGGGAAAAACAGCTGCTACAGGTTTTTCTATATCGATACCATTCTGAAGAAGTATAATCGAGGTATCTTTGCCTACCCTGGGAGCTATCATATCGGTGATATTTATTTCCGGTAAAACCTTTGTGGCGACCATGATATAATCAGGCACAAGGCTGTAATCGTTGATATCTTTAATGACCTCATCGGGCATAAAATTGAAATCACCGAGTATGCTTTTTACTGTTATGCCATTTTTTTTAATCGCTGAGTAATCAGACCGGCAGACGGCCGATATACGGGCACCGGCCTGCCATAATTTTCCCGAATAGTAGCTGCCGACTGCACCGGTGCCGATGAGCAGTATTGATGGATTTTCGATCATATAATTACCCTCATTTTTTTGTATGTACAATCATTTGTGGACACTTCTAATGAACGCTATTTACTATAATTCTGAAATTATACATATCATGGTTTCATTAGATATTGTGTCTATAAAGGGATATCATTTTAATATTTACTGGAGAAACCTTTGTAAGGTTTATAACCGTTTATTTCAAAGTAAAATTTTATATACTCATTTATTTTGTCAATTAGCTTTACAGGGAACATATCCCCATATTATTAAATACTCAAGGAATCTAAAGAGAGCCAAAGTAAAGGTAATTAACTTGACTTCGGTAATGGCATGATTAATTTTGATAAATCCCGGTTTTTATGGGGGTTGAGTGTTTTAGCTCAAGACATCAATTAGTCGTTAATTTGCGATTCGAGGAGGATTGTAACGTGGAATGGTGGCATTTATATATCATATTGGGTGTTGTCGCAGCAGGTGCCGGCGTCGGATTTTATTTTCTCAGGAAAAATTTAAAGCAGAAGGTAAACGATCAACAGTCTCTGGTAAATCAGCATAAGGTTGCAACTTCAATTCTCGTTCTTGAAAAGAGAAAAGACCGGGTTACCAATGCAAATATGCCAAAATCAGTTATTGATCAAATACCAAAAATCTATAAAATAAGAAAAGTACCTCTGGTAAAAGCAAAAATTGGACCACAGGTTATGGATTTGCTTTGTGACGAGGCTGTTTTTGAAAAACTTCCATTACGTAAAACAGTGCGTGTTGATCTGGCGGGAATTTATATTGCCGCTATAAAGCCAGGAAAAAAGTAGGTATTCCTTAACACATAAGAAATTATGTGATCAGAATTTAATAATTTTTTTGATTTTTATGCAATTTATAATTATTTTTAATTTGTGAAAATAATTAATGTTGACAGAATTGATCTTAAAAAATAATGTCCCATTCATTCGTTCAGCAGCCGAACGGAAACGGAAAAAAAAGATTTAAAAAATTAAAAATTAAATCTTAAAATGATTGACAAAAAAACGGCTGTTGAATATATGTTCTAACCACCTGCTGCTAATAGCAGCGGACAACTTCAAGGCATTTTGATAACTACTGATTTTGTTTCCGGTAAAGTGTCAGAATCTCCATTAAGTAATTGATAGAATTTCTCAAGGGAAAACCTGTTAATTATAGGGAGATTTTTTTTGTCTTGTTGAGTGAAAATAGCTCTTTGAAAACTGAGTAGTATAAAGTAAGACAATAGTG encodes the following:
- the pstA gene encoding phosphate ABC transporter, permease protein PstA, with the translated sequence MKNLKKNDIIQNGIFILIRMLSFSVILFLLFILGYIIKSGFSALSWEFITEMPRDEMTKGGIFPAIVGTFYLMVGASVVSIPVGIITAIYLTEYAASPRVVKIIRLGINNLAGVPSVVFGLFGLSLFVVFFNFGTSILAGSLTLGVLNLPVIIRSTEEALMVVPMTYREASLSLGATKWQTIHKIVIPNALPGILTGVMLSLGRAAGETAPIMFTAAAFFSPDLATSVYDEIMALPYHIYVLATAGTHIQETRPLQYGTAIVLIALVLLLNMTALIMRSRFRNRMQ
- a CDS encoding 2-dehydropantoate 2-reductase — its product is MIENPSILLIGTGAVGSYYSGKLWQAGARISAVCRSDYSAIKKNGITVKSILGDFNFMPDEVIKDINDYSLVPDYIMVATKVLPEINITDMIAPRVGKDTSIILLQNGIDIEKPVAAVFPDNEIISALAFICVSREQPGIVHHQDYGRLVIGHYPSGTSKKTSSLNELFVKSGIQCQLDTDIITARWKKLIWNAPFNPMSVLAGGANTQEMMGSEASLILARKIMEEVVQLAEATGHHIPQAFITKNLDDTAVMTPYKTSMLLDYENKRPMEVEAILGNAMRIAKEKNINVPHIESLYGLLSLINSKNIGNT